The window TTCAAAAGAGATTGGACTGTGTCATGTTGATTCTGAATCTATGTTAAACTAAAGATGTTAGTAGCAGCTCGCGGGATGAACCAAAGAAAAAGCTCTTTTGGAAGCAGGGATTCTGCTCCCTCCATCCTCCAGTCGAATTAAGAACTGGTGTTGGTCTTCTTGCTAACAATACATctcttatttttttcttcttcattttatcaCAAAAATGGTGACGGTAATACAGTACACATACTACATCATTTTGTGGATTCATTTCACATCCAAGATATATTAATAATAAACTACCACTTATAGCAAGGACTAGTTAAGTTATTCTTTCTTTTAACTTCACTGTGCAGTAGCTAATTTTAACATATACACATAAATACAAAACTAACTGCTGTGCTTGAAAGAAAATTACAGGCTGAAAGTACTGGAGGTAAAATGAGATATATACTATAAGAAAGGGAAAAGGGATGGCTTTAAATTTACTGTTAATTCACGTTTGGCTTTGTCTGTGAACCAGCCTGTGAAAGGCAGCTACAGTGTGCTTCTGAATCTtccagaaaaatgtagaaaagAGATGCACTTCGACTTGAAACTCGTTTTAGTCTTGCATAAACTCTACTTGGTTATCATGGCAACCAGTTGGAAACGTGCAGCTATCCATTATGGTTttgtaaaggtggtggtggtgaagaggaagtacaactaggtaatcatactctatataacactatcagagagaaaagatggaaggaatCCAACGctataaaaaaatgaaggtatcagccaaagaaaggcaagggcagaAGAGCTTCAGCCTACCAGAAAGTTCCAACAATACAGTAGTGGACCCTATTACATCCTCTTCCTAGTGGTGTCCTTAGCCTTAGTAGCTCCGACTGAGCACTGTGTAGAAAGAAAAATAGTAACTTGTCACATTCTCCCAGTACAGATATTTGGACAGTGAAATAAGGAATTTAGAAATTATGTGGAACAACATTTCGTATTTAAATATTTATCAGTAGCTGAAGTGGTGCTTCCTTAGCTTCACCCCAGCAGCTGCCACTGAAAGATTTGCACACAGAGGTGCAAATTATGTTACTTGCTGCATTAGCTAATATAGTGCCTGTCCATCTTCAGTGTAATGTGAAAGTTTATTTTATTTGTATGCAGAGAACAGAAGATTTGGGAATTGTGGCAAATGGAACTGCTGGCTTCTTTGCTGCATTCTTCTCCTCCTTCACCCTATGTCCAACTGAGCTTATAAAATGTCAGCTTCAGGCCATGAGAGAAATGCAGATGAGATCATTAGAACCTGGTCAAAATGTGGTGAGTATTTATGATACCTTGGCAAAGTGTTTTCTGTTGTGCATTAAAATCCTGTCATTGACTAGTAATTGCATATTCTTGAATACGTATTATTGTAAGGAGTAGGACCAAGAAATTTCCCACCAAGAAAAGTTGTGTCCCTCTCAGCTTACATCTTAATAATTAATGGAGTGGGGAGATATGTCAAAAACCGTCATGTATCATTTCTCTTATTTGTCTCTATTTTCACAATTGCCTTTTTTTGGTAAGGGTTCATATTTCCAttctaaaatcatcatcatcattatcatcgtcatagTCATCATTTCACCTTTTCATTTGACACCGTTGTCCTCTGCTGTTCTTCGCAGAGTCCATCCATCATAATCTTGGTATTCCTCGTCCTCCCTTCCCTATCGTCTGTCTTTCCAGTGcgtgtcttggcagtctttcttctttcattcgCTGAGTCATACGTTAGGGACACACTACATTTCATTAATAATGACCAGACACGTGCGGTACTGGGGAAAAACCTCAGCATCTGTGCAGAAACCATTCAACAACTTCCCCCATGAGCTTGGGAAACTGTACAAAGGGGGATGAAGGAtccttgaaggagacaatgaaaaTCCGGCAGGACATTATggtattacatgttataattctcatgttttggtccgtattgaaacgtacaatgaagtcaaataaatattaaaatttatttattccacctattcaatacataaatagagattttaattaagaaattaaatcttgaataaaattatagagacatgttttgccctttaattaagggcatcttcagccttaatctcaatctgaaagataattaatcaggtacctgattgtattaaaattacatatgaaagtgaggatgatggaaatgtgcttcaaatggtgagcaaatggttaacaatagttatgatattcttaaaatgaagccttagtaaagtcttaaaaaacaaatagtcgtaaatttatacactttcttgaatgtccttgtttaaaaattggtaacaaattgtatactggtaattttataagaacgtaaattgttACGTTAAACCTTGTAAAGTGGCGCCCTGTGGAGGGTGAGGGcgttagaataatgataaaagaaaaaatgtagttgataattccaaatggagtattaaaacgtattaaagctagtaaagagacgttaccgttgctcacttcaagtgaagtttataataaaattgttacgCTGGAACAAGTAAAGTGGTGCcttgtgatggttgagggtgttaaataaaattatcgggttttgaacagttcaagcatcaggataatgatgaagaatgtagttaataactctgagtggagtttaaacacaattttttaaaattagtaaagagacgtttctgctgcttagaacaagtggggtttataataatataaaaatggttagACTGACAAGAGGGAGACTGAATGTCTGTATGCTATATatgtgcgattaggagcgcgcagctgtgagctcgcatccaggagatagtgggttcgaaacccactgtcagcagccctgaagatggttttccgtagcttcccattttcacaccaggcaaatgccgttgctgtaccttaattaaggccacggccacttccttcccattcttagcctttcccgtcccattgtcgccataagacggagcgacataaagcaaaatagctcTATATGTCTTTTTAATAATTGGctctacattgcaccgacacagagagatcttatggtgatgatgggataggaaagggctaggggttggaaggaagcgattgtggccttaattcaggtacagcccagcatttgcctggtttgaaaatgggaaaccatggaaaatcatcttcaagactgctgacagtaagatttgaacccactatctcccgagtgcaagctcgcagctgcattTATGGTTGAAAATAATGGCAAGAAGCTGGCAATACTGTGAAAATGGCAAAAAAATTGCTGAAAAAAATGTTCACTTGAAATGAGCAAATGACAAAATGCTCAAACACTTACACAAAGTAAATTTATGCTGGAAAATGTTGAGCTAAGCAGCTTGAAATGAACATGTGGATGATGGTACTTTTACACTGAAAATTTTGAATTAATCATCTTGGAAGATATAAACTGATTTGGAGGTTGGTTGTAAAACTGTACAGCCCCCCCCACAACAAGATTTCTGATCTTCCATGCAGCAAGGTTAATACTTGGCCTATTTTGACATAGTTAATTTGCTGATTTAAATCATTTTTGAAATTTTGATGCTGCTGGCTGAAGTTTGCATAGTGATGCAGAATAAGATGGAAGGGCCTGGGTCAAGCGATGATCACAAGACTGCTAAGAGCGGTGCATGAGGAAGCTGGCTTGCTGATAGAAAGTGGTGCATGAATGTCTTCaattttcctgtgtttatccatCTTGAAAGATCTTCAATACTGATGTGGCAAGTGTGGGGTGAGAAGAAACCTGGAAAAGCACCTTTATCTTTTTgtctcttccactttcctctattaatatgtttctttttttttttccgtaTCCCACTCTTCCCATATCGAACATGACCTTCCAGGATGGTCCCTCATTGAGTATTAAATGAGCTAGTCAGCATCTGATTAGAAATAAATAGAGAAGATTGGGATTGATGAGAAGGGAGCCTAAATATTTGAAGATGGCTGATTATAAAGATGTGGAAATTGTCTTTGTccctttgtgttttcatgtttatccttgTCTCCTTTTCTGCTGCGCCCTCTTCTGATACTGATCTGTCATTTTGTCTATCTTATCACATGTTCCTATCATTCTGTATAGGGCTTTAGAGCTTTTGTTAATCAATATTTGGTTTCCATTATAATATTGCAGCCCACtaaatggtgttttttttttttaatattgcatTAGGTAAAATTAGGTCCTTATTCATTGACCCAAAAGATCATCCAACAGGAAGGAATTCCAGGATTATTCAGAGGTTTAACTTCCACACTTGCTCGGGAGATGCCTGGGTACTTCTTCTTCTTTGGTGGCTATGAGGGCACTAGAGAATTGCTTACACCTCCTGGAAAAACTAAAGATGAAATTGGTAAGTTATTCatgtttctgaagttccttggtGTTCTtctcaaacttttttttttcccaTGAAGTAACTTTTGTTTTCCCCACCCacgttatctcaggcttggtttctcaaactttttcgctcccgctcccctcctagccattcgatgtGAAAGTGTCTCAACAAAGACAGACTTTCGCCCTGAATTTTCGAtgcagtgatttcatcctgtttttgaaatgttacaaaaacaatattttataaactaagaggtctgcaacctcactatgtgcacttattgttcatttccatctgtatcatttggtTTCATTTCTGTTCTTCTTAGGTAACACAGTTTTAAGTTTCaattgttttgtattaacccctgttttcactgtattttatcgcagcgagttgtttttagctccacatgatgatgtaaatattgtatattgtgccaattttgtttccgtcatgtctctcttttgttttttcatttgttccttcattatgttttttggaattttttagcttgtattatgtaaattatttcaacccctcccctttttttcactgaagatggcccaaaacgagctgaaacatgtttgaatttgtttactccatctaatgatggaattatatgatgtattgaattaagaggatacactcaattttttacctttgtaaattgttcccacctgtttgtaccagcagtcattcttgctgctttcatgtctgttacttctaacttatgaataagatatcctgaatttaCCTAGATTTAGCAATGGAACGGATGGTGTCTAGTTCTTTCTTTAAGTTTGCTTTTGACATTGGTATTTTAAATGCGCGGTTGACCATGCTGTTATAGGTAGCGCATTTGTGTGTATGTGGGTGTGTGGAATCCTGTCTTATGGTTattgcagtttgtgtgggttttctataaacaCTGTATGTTAGGGAAGATGGGAGCCTGTTTATTGTAAGGTCTAGAAAGTTAATTTTGTTTGTTGGATTCCGACTCGAGGGTAAATTTAATATCTGGATCTATTTTGTTAAGGTTGTCAAGGGTGGTGTTAGCACTAGTAGTCCTATCATCAAGTATTACCAAAGTGTCATCGACGTATCTAGACCAAAATATTATCGATTATTGTATGTTCTAAGGAGTCTAGATATATTTCCCCCAACCACCTTTACCCGTAAACCTGCTTCAGTTGTCAACTCCTCTCCATAGTGTAAACTTTCCAGCACGCTGCAGCAAGGTGAGTCTCCATCCTTTGATTTTCTACATCCATGCTTCATTTGACTTGCCCTCTACAGAACTCCAGACTCAAATCAGTTCTCTGTTTTCTCTAGGTTTTACGTTCCGCTTGAACCGAGGAACCTCGGTCCTACACAATACAATAGGACTTACATGTACATTCTAATGCCCTAAGAAGACCATGCTACCAGCAGTGATCAGACTATTCCTCAGTACCTATTATGAATAAGATTTTAATGTGTTCACAAAAACTTTTATTACATCATAGCAAAAAACACAGAAAGTGCCTCAGGTCAAGACTGATACGCCGCTAACGCGTAGCTATCTTTAGACATTTTACAcgaactattttaaatgtgacattaTATGAATTTTATTTAATCTGTGTGCCTTGTTTCTATATGCAATATCTATTCACTTGCTTGGTTtatatatggctgatgatgacattgtgtacgtgtcgaaaccggtaccattataattaaaatgttgtaacataacctatgtgcaacagttatgtattgaaaaggtggattccattatattaaattGCTTTTgtgaatattgttgatcgcaactgcaagctcactgctttagctttgctgcaccttgattcaatctcacttactatactaccatgctgggggaatacacatcctaaatacttgaaattatctacccgttCCAGATTCGCATTCCCAACCTGATATCcaatcttcttctgtttcttccgtACTGACATCGCtgtagtcttggaaaagctaattttcatatcatactcattgcacctacttgcAGGTTCTaaaatattagattgcaggcttacCACATtcccacgtaactgaatccctcgctCCCATTTTATAATCGAACCTGTATGCTATGAACAAcgaagatgaaagattacagccttgtaagtaccttgaaccaagatctCATTCTAGTATAAATTCTCACTGTGTGCCAGttgttgtcaacataaatgcctttcattgcttctaataatctacctttaattccagaaTTCCTCTGTATGGCTAACATCTTTCCCTTTGGCACTCTTTTTCATTATGCCTCCTCTAGATTTGcagaacatttttcaattacctgccacatactgaaaatctgatcccaacatctcttctggggtctGAAACCACTCTAAGGAGAACTAAATGTATATTGTTATGTTTCAGGCCCATTTCGTACTATGATAGCAGGAGCAGTGGGAGGAATGATCTTCTGGACTATCATATTTCCTGTGGATGTGGTAAAGTCCCGCATACAAGTAGAGGGTCTGCGAGATAGTATGACTTCCGTGTTGTTGCGAATATTCAGACAAGAGGGTGAGCTTCTCCTTAGATATTACAGCTGTTTAATTCTTGTCATCATTTGCATGTGAATTCTTGagcagattttattttattattggacAACATACCCTGCAAAATGCAAAATATGTAGAAAAATCACTCTGATGTCCAAAAACAACTTTGTTCTATATACAGTATGCATTTGTGTAAAGTTTAGTGGATaaaagtgtctttttttttttttttcacgctcCCATTTTCTGCCTTCACCTTTCACACAATGCATACGAGTTGAGAAAATTCCTGTTTGCCTGGCTGAGCATTGTGGACAGGTCCCAAGTTATCTCATGTTAGTCGCAGGCTGAATGTTAGTGCCATTTTTGGGATAGATCATCGAATCATCGAATTCTGTTGTGGATGATATTGCACAGTAGATAGTCACATTTCtttttgattattcattttttAAGTTTTTGTTTGGATTTCCTGACAATGTTTAAAGAGCCATGCAGTCGGCAAGATGGCGGTACCCATTGAACGTACGTGTTTAGATAGGGATGAAATTATGTGCTGGTACAGGTTTAGACTGTtcaaatgatgatgaatatttagAGTTTGATGATGAAAGATCATCTAGTGCAAGTTTTTCAGGTGAAGATGAGGATACagtcttaagcagaccctacacggtcagtaatactgtcagtaccgaaaaatattgacagtaatactgaccgcgtgtggactggaatgatggaatgaaggccagtactgaagcagatccggatttcctgatctgcgagcatcagtactgtagagtggtggggatactgacagttatactgaccgtgtgagtgcgctcgtCATTATTTCTCTCAGTATTAACGGAGCAGCGATGGACGGCAGCTGTGTTTCtaaccaaggccaagtagaggtgcctGTGGAACAGCCAGCTGATCGCGaggtattgcaaaagtttatcgagctgtatgaaacgctgccagaactGTGGGATGCTTCCAACCCAGAGTACATGAATAAAAATAAACGGAATAGGGCGCTCGATAGACTGTTGGTTGTATACTCGAAGTTAAAAGTAAATGCAACCCGTGAGGATGTGAGGAAAAAAATTAATACTTTACGGTCAAATTATCGCAAGGAATTAAAGAAGATAGTGGAATCAAAACGCTCAGGGATTGGGGCAGATGATATATACCAACCATCGTCGTGGGTATTTTATGCGCTTCAGTTTCTCAATAAAGCAGAAGTTCCTGCCGTGCTCAGCGTGCAAGAGGATTCACAGGAGGTTAGTACAGTGTTATTCGTATTATATTAAATACTGGcacaccatttaatttcattaacaggTATAAGTTCCAAACAGACCCCTGTTAAAGTCCGAGTCTTTTCAGCGTGTATGAAACTAATGTTTACAAACCTCTGTAACTTGATTGTTGACTGCATGTCAGAACATTGTCTATAAAGTATACCTGTACAACCTTGTCATTGTGGAAAACCAAGATGCAAGTGCTTAAAATGTACATTCCATAGATTAAGAATGGCAAATATGCCCCACATTGTGGTACATAATCCTCCATTGCGACATTTGTAAATGAAAGGAACATGGTATAACAATAGCATACCTTCCATCTTCGTTTTCAATAGACCACTAAGTTGCATAGTTATGTTTGTGTGGTTATTGTAGTACGGACTTGTACAAGGGTCTTTTCGGTACATACACCATTGTTAACCTTTTGTTGAAGCTTCCcttcattacaaaaatatttacacaagttgtcTCTTACTGTCTTGGCATTTGTCGAGGTATTCCTATTCAAAGTACCTCCCAGTTCTAAAAGTGTGCATTCACCTGGGTTTTCAGTAGCACTTGATTGTAAATAGGTTTGATTAGTTTCTTTTACaagaaaattatgtaaataacagCAGGCCATTGTTATTATGGCTGCTTCTTTTGGCTCGAGACATATAGACTTTTGAAAGATTCCAAATCTGCTTGACAGTACACCAAAAGTGTTTTCTACTACACTTCGCGCCCGAGAAAGGCGATAGTTAAATTGCCGCCGTTCGTCATTCAATGTTTTCTGTGAATAGGGTTTCATTAGGTGCACATTTAAGGCAAACGCTTCGTCGGCTATAAACACGAATGGGTGCTTGTCGGATGAATATGGCAGTGTCGACGGTTCTGGTAGGTTTAGAGTATTATGCTGGAGACAttcaccaaattgagaatggaaaaGCACACCTCCATCTGATATGCGTCCATTAATGCCAGCATCTACCATGATGAACTCCTTGTTTGCATTAACCACTGCCAGGAGTACAATGCTAAAGAATCCCTTGTAGTTATAGTACAGGGACCCAGAATTAGAAGGCTTCTTTATAGCAATGTGTTTTCCGTCGATGGCACCTACGCAGTTCCAAAACTGATATTGTGAGCCAAAACCATGTGCAATGCGATTCCATTCTTCATGTGTTGAAGGCAACTGAAACAACGAAATAATGTACATGTAGTATGTGTTTAAGTTTCCTTCCTAGtcttaaaataatttttgtttcaaCCCAGCTACAACCATGctctttaataatattaacaattttatATATTGCATTATAAATAATGATAGATACACACTTTGCAAGAGTAGGTCTAATTTTACTTTCAGAGGGTAGAGTATGAAACACGTGTTTACATAAAGCACAGTTTAAGCAATCATTCCTGTCTATTTTCAGGGGGCCCAGCATGAATCATCAAATGATCTACGCGAGTCACCTGTTGAAACAGGCCCGATGACGTCATCACCTACCCCTACAACATCCATGTCATCAATAAATAAAATGCAGCCACCAATTAAAAAGCGGAGAGTTCAAGGAAAGGCTTCCAAACAAAACGAACTGCTTGCTTTAGCGTGTGACTACTTGTCACGACCCTCAAATGACGATGACAAAGAATATAATCTAGCAAAGGTATGGGCACAGCAACTGAAAGAATTAGAACCTCGACAAAAATTGTACGCCGAAAAGGCAATAAGTGACATTCTATTTGAGGCTAGGTTGGGTAACTTAAATAATAATTCAGTGCAAATGAATGTTAACACTAGGCATTCATATGACACAATATACTCTCCATCGTGTTCTACATCTACATCTGCAAGTCCAAGTATTTCGGTGCATGTTCCGAGCCCCCAACCTGAAGTTCAGTACATTGAAACATCTGAAGACGTTCCTATAGACAGAAATATGATCACCCTATTCACAACTTTTAAACCTGCCGGGGAATGAATGGACTAGGTTTAATATTCTGGATAATAGCCTACTATGTACTTGAATGCTGTTCagttcctgattattattattattattattattattattattagacaaaaCATAGACCTGATATTCTGTAACTTCTGTTTATAATAAACAAATGTTTGTAATGAATGTCTTACCTTTATGAGCTCTTGCAGAACgtaacacaatacttcacatgtttCCACGACTGCTGTGCTGATCggaactggtgacattatagcggaaaactttaaatcttcaaaatgtctaccagttgcaagatacctcaatgtcaccgctaatctctctgcgaccgataaacagcaccgcaggtttgtattttgccttattagaaaaggctctaccattcctaGTAATTTTGCGAAagtaccctcactcattcggagatagttccgataatcttctgcttcggtattgaaccattctgttcattggtgcaattatatcaatttgagtattggatagtggaataatactaggccacccacgaagccgatgtcttacagtatatgtcataaagggggccagaagaagcgttcttatgtgaagtgagtgcgagcgtcattatgagaaatctccagaacccattagaaggagttatgtccaaagcgaagcctcttgatgaagcttggggacgctttccagttcccggctaaacttattctaggagggaagaatgaaataaattaatatctttggttacagaagagttgcattggatttgagacaagaattgcaacctgtattatatctgctttattttgataggcattagggctgcattaattaatgcattcgctaagttgcgctcatgataattaatgcgggaaaattttcccgggcacgctaagattgcacgcagccaagtggcttgatgacgccacccggaattataaattaaggccgccagggcatatcagggtcattcgtagaccgagaggctgcaggaacgaatcgtcatacggcgtgttggtcctgagaacaacgctttgtcttcaagctacaccgactacctgtactgctatttctgcaaagatttaccccagcatcaagtcagaacgagtgtttgacagcatcattccaaagaagccacaaccaggagctgaagccaacacaacaacgggcatcgagccaggaacattgggagcacctgaccagcacaacatcgaagaggacaccttccgactacagagggagctgtacgaagacgccacaccagcaagaatgtctccaaatggtcaacagtatctgatgcaagcccggcagtctatcagaatgtggtagatccagtggtccacagggatggccgctccgctatgtcttctattttaaggtcagagctttccaattctgtttcaagcatgtcatttaaatttagataggaatatgggggccgtcagtcagcatatttgtgttaataggagagtttcccttgtaatatagagctaggcctcaaactcaaaccccgtactttaaggaagatgttatttgtagagtccttgttagcgaatttatagttcattttgattgcgttattttgaagtacatgtttgtgtaagggtctgatcgaactcagttgggcataggaggttagtctacagataggtacttttattagatcacattcaggcatttgtttctgcagacgtagaagtgtttaattatgaccaagtcgtgaccagtaattcacccagattcattgatagagcgagcgagtccaggtattaagagattggagcccataagaggcaaaagtaagatttgcagtcggcctgagagagcccaaccattgagagtttattgagtatattttggaaatgccaagtatggcaatgtgacgatcgcttaatgattagtgttttgtagcaccaggatttagcccatgagaggcataagtaagatgagcgagattgctgaagtatggagacaagggcagatagcccaggtatatttaaatgagggctttaacagctgactacgtgatgtgttctttgaaaggcaagactttagcctgtcttcccgtttgagctcgtaaataaGGGAACTGCCGCAAGttgaggggtgagaatggaggtcattgagcttgacgtcacaggcgggtgtgttggtcgtctgcagtatttcaagtatgccagaaggggaagaaacgaccttcatggtttgagagcagagagagatttgttttatgtcctatctgttttacgtaagattttaacactggcccattttatactgacacccttgtatgtgttgattggatctttgatattgtttgcataggtatcttggacaccttacctgtcataggactagggttcgtgaccgtgtcaggtcattgtaaattttgtggtgattttgtttgcaccggggttcgacggcgcgaggcattgtaaatttttaagggaatcattgtttttgtgtcattaagcagatatccatctttctaaacttcgtgacttacactatggttacatgcttgttgcagattcacgtgtttttgtgaaggcggtgaaatgatagtcatcggctcagcgtcatttttccatct is drawn from Anabrus simplex isolate iqAnaSimp1 chromosome 1, ASM4041472v1, whole genome shotgun sequence and contains these coding sequences:
- the LOC136857330 gene encoding mitochondrial ornithine transporter 1 isoform X2 codes for the protein MVNDEHAKDNFKDAAIDFIAGSLGGVAMVLVGQPLDTVKVKMQTFPALYQGMAHCFQQTLKKEGIARGLYAGTVPSIIANVAENSVLFTGYGACQKIVANITSQRTEDLGIVANGTAGFFAAFFSSFTLCPTELIKCQLQAMREMQMRSLEPGQNVVKLGPYSLTQKIIQQEGIPGLFRGLTSTLAREMPGYFFFFGGYEGTRELLTPPGKTKDEIGPFRTMIAGAVGGMIFWTIIFPVDVVKSRIQVEGLRDSMTSVLLRIFRQEGITALYNGLQPTLVRTIPATAALFLVYETSKKMLHSLLS
- the LOC136857330 gene encoding mitochondrial ornithine transporter 1 isoform X3: MEKVYSRAKKNSSKICFVVDSAAMVNDEHAKDNFKDAAIDFIAGSLGGVAMVLVGQPLDTVKVKMQTFPALYQGMAHCFQQTLKKEGIARGLYAGTVPSIIANVAENSVLFTGYGACQKIVANITSQRTEDLGIVANGTAGFFAAFFSSFTLCPTELIKCQLQAMREMQMRSLEPGQNVVKLGPYSLTQKIIQQEGIPGLFRGLTSTLAREMPGYFFFFGGYEGTRELLTPPGKTKDEIGPFRTMIAGAVGGMIFWTIIFPVDVVKSRIQVEGLRDSMTSVLLRIFRQEGGPA